The following proteins are encoded in a genomic region of Rubrobacter xylanophilus DSM 9941:
- a CDS encoding aldehyde dehydrogenase family protein, translating into MIEVVNPATEEVLKRLEPASSSEVDAAVDRAKRAFPGWRDVPPAERARLLGRLAEALDAEREDLARTESLNVGKPLSAARAEMKMVVDTFAYYAGAPERLLGETIPVAGGVDMTFREPLGVVGLIVPWNFPLQITSWKVAPALAAGNTVVLKPAELTPLTALKLERIAGEAGIPEGVLNVVVGPGEIVGKRLVEHPEVAKIAFTGSTEVGRKIMAGAAGTVKRVTLELGGKSASIVFADADLEKAAAAAPLAVFDNAGQDCCARSRILVERGAFERFMSLLEPAVKELRVGDPQDETTQMGPLISASHREKVASYVTEEAPVAIRGEAPDGKGFWYPPTVLAPVSNKDRVAREEIFGPVAAVIPFEDEEEAVRLANDTIYGLSGSVWTRDVARALRVARRVETGTLSINSNTSVRVSTPFGGFKQSGVGRELGPHALEHYTEVKNVFVATEEG; encoded by the coding sequence TTGATAGAGGTAGTTAACCCAGCCACCGAAGAGGTGCTGAAGCGTCTGGAGCCAGCCTCCTCCAGTGAGGTGGACGCCGCCGTGGACCGCGCGAAGAGGGCCTTCCCCGGGTGGAGGGATGTCCCTCCCGCAGAGCGCGCGCGGCTGCTGGGCAGGCTTGCGGAGGCGCTGGACGCGGAGCGGGAGGACCTCGCCCGCACCGAGTCCCTTAACGTCGGCAAGCCGTTATCCGCGGCCCGGGCCGAGATGAAGATGGTGGTGGACACGTTCGCCTACTACGCCGGGGCGCCGGAGCGCTTGCTGGGTGAGACCATCCCCGTCGCCGGGGGGGTGGACATGACCTTCCGGGAACCGCTCGGGGTCGTGGGGCTCATCGTTCCCTGGAACTTTCCGCTGCAGATAACTAGCTGGAAGGTGGCCCCGGCCCTGGCGGCGGGCAACACCGTGGTTCTCAAGCCAGCGGAGCTCACGCCCCTGACGGCGTTGAAGCTGGAGCGCATCGCCGGGGAGGCGGGGATTCCGGAGGGGGTTCTCAACGTGGTCGTGGGTCCCGGCGAGATCGTCGGAAAGCGCCTGGTCGAGCATCCTGAGGTGGCCAAGATCGCCTTTACCGGCTCCACGGAGGTGGGGAGGAAGATAATGGCCGGTGCCGCGGGCACCGTAAAGCGCGTTACCCTGGAGCTCGGCGGCAAGTCCGCGAGCATCGTCTTCGCCGATGCGGATCTGGAGAAGGCCGCCGCCGCGGCCCCCCTTGCGGTCTTCGACAACGCCGGGCAGGACTGCTGCGCCCGCTCCCGCATACTGGTCGAGAGAGGAGCGTTCGAGAGGTTCATGTCTCTGCTCGAGCCGGCCGTCAAGGAGCTCAGGGTGGGAGACCCGCAGGACGAGACCACCCAGATGGGGCCGCTGATCTCGGCCTCTCACCGCGAGAAGGTTGCTTCCTACGTCACGGAGGAAGCCCCCGTCGCCATAAGGGGCGAGGCGCCGGACGGCAAGGGGTTCTGGTACCCGCCCACGGTGCTGGCGCCCGTATCCAACAAAGACAGGGTGGCGCGAGAGGAGATCTTCGGTCCCGTGGCCGCCGTGATCCCGTTCGAGGATGAGGAGGAGGCCGTGCGGCTGGCAAACGATACGATATACGGCCTCTCCGGCTCCGTCTGGACCCGGGATGTGGCCAGGGCTCTCCGCGTGGCGAGAAGGGTGGAGACGGGCACGCTCTCGATCAACTCCAACACCTCCGTGCGGGTGTCCACCCCGTTCGGGGGGTTCAAGCAGTCGGGGGTCGGGCGCGAGCTCGGCCCTCACGCGCTGGAGCACTACACGGAGGTCAAGAACGTCTTCGTCGCTACGGAGGAGGGCTAG
- a CDS encoding gamma-glutamyl-gamma-aminobutyrate hydrolase family protein: MRPRVGITAAVERISYGAWKEVEAALSPIGYVRAVSEAGGRALLLPPDPEDAERPEDVLGLIDALVLTGGAGDVDPARYGQRPHPRTGPVQPGRDAYEILLARAAVERDLPVLGICRGMQILNVAFGGSLEQHLPEVVGHEDHRRVPGKFSEHEVSLKPGSLAARACGGERIGAKSHHHQGIRDVGEGFVPTGWAADGTVEAIEMPGKRFVLGVLWHPEEDRESRLIRALVEEVHLVDRGS, translated from the coding sequence ATGAGGCCCAGGGTCGGCATAACGGCGGCCGTGGAGCGTATCAGCTACGGAGCCTGGAAGGAGGTGGAGGCGGCGCTCTCTCCCATCGGTTACGTGAGGGCGGTGAGCGAGGCCGGGGGAAGGGCGCTGCTGCTGCCACCGGACCCCGAGGACGCAGAAAGACCTGAGGATGTTCTCGGCCTGATCGACGCGCTCGTGCTCACGGGGGGGGCCGGAGACGTAGACCCCGCCAGATACGGCCAGAGACCTCACCCCAGAACCGGGCCCGTCCAGCCCGGCCGCGATGCATACGAGATCTTGCTAGCCAGGGCGGCCGTCGAGAGAGACCTGCCCGTCCTCGGTATCTGCCGCGGGATGCAGATACTCAACGTGGCCTTCGGCGGCAGCCTGGAGCAGCATCTGCCGGAGGTGGTCGGGCACGAGGACCACCGGCGCGTGCCCGGCAAGTTCTCCGAGCACGAAGTAAGCCTGAAGCCGGGATCTCTGGCGGCCCGGGCCTGCGGGGGCGAGCGGATCGGCGCCAAGTCCCACCACCACCAGGGCATCCGGGACGTGGGGGAGGGGTTTGTCCCCACGGGATGGGCGGCGGACGGCACCGTAGAGGCCATAGAGATGCCGGGAAAGAGGTTTGTGCTGGGTGTTCTCTGGCATCCGGAGGAAGACAGGGAGAGCCGCCTGATCAGGGCGCTCGTGGAGGAGGTGCATCTGGTTGATAGAGGTAGTTAA
- a CDS encoding glutamine synthetase family protein gives MKTRHGQGILELEALRSAVQEGSIDTVLVAMTDMQGRLQGKRLTAEHFLEEVVEHGAEGCNYLLAVDVDMNTVGGYAMSSWERGYGDFVFKPDLSTLRVVPWLEGTALVVCDLAWEDGSPVAASPRQILRRQLERLAGLGLRAFVGTELEFIVFRDAYEDAWRKGYRDLEPANLYNVDYSLLGTTRVEPLLRRIRNSMAGAGLQVENAKGECNLGQHEINFRYDEALVTADGHSIYKNGAKEIASQEGCSITFMPKFNEREGNSCHIHLSLRTDDGEPVFSGGHGFSKTFEHFLAGQLACIRELMLFLAPNINSYKRYAPGSFAPTAIAWGKDNRTCAFRVVGHGPSLRVECRIPGGDVNPYLGISAMIAAGLYGLENELPLEEEFVGNAYGAQDKPHVPRNLYEARELFANSEVARRAFGEEVVEHYLNMARVEIEAFESAVTDWERYRNFERL, from the coding sequence ATGAAGACTAGACACGGGCAGGGAATACTGGAGCTTGAGGCCCTACGCAGCGCGGTCCAAGAGGGGAGCATAGACACCGTTCTGGTGGCCATGACAGACATGCAGGGGCGCCTGCAGGGCAAGCGGCTCACCGCCGAGCACTTTCTGGAGGAGGTGGTCGAGCACGGCGCCGAGGGCTGCAACTACCTGCTGGCGGTGGACGTGGACATGAACACCGTCGGCGGCTACGCGATGAGCTCCTGGGAGCGCGGTTACGGGGACTTTGTCTTCAAGCCCGACCTCTCCACGTTGAGGGTCGTACCCTGGCTGGAGGGCACCGCGCTCGTCGTCTGCGACCTCGCATGGGAGGACGGTTCTCCGGTGGCCGCCTCCCCGCGGCAGATTCTGCGCCGCCAGCTCGAGCGGCTCGCTGGTTTGGGGCTCAGGGCGTTCGTGGGTACGGAGCTGGAGTTCATCGTCTTCCGCGACGCCTACGAGGACGCCTGGCGCAAGGGGTACAGAGACCTCGAGCCTGCCAACCTGTACAACGTCGACTACTCGTTGCTCGGGACCACGAGGGTGGAGCCTTTACTGCGGCGCATCCGCAACTCCATGGCTGGAGCCGGTCTGCAAGTGGAGAACGCCAAGGGCGAGTGCAACCTGGGCCAGCACGAGATCAACTTCAGGTACGACGAGGCGCTCGTCACCGCCGACGGGCACTCCATCTACAAGAACGGTGCGAAGGAGATCGCCTCCCAGGAGGGCTGCTCGATCACCTTTATGCCCAAGTTCAACGAGCGGGAGGGAAACTCCTGCCACATACACCTTAGCCTCCGCACGGACGACGGCGAGCCGGTGTTCTCTGGGGGACACGGTTTCTCCAAGACCTTCGAGCACTTCCTGGCCGGGCAGCTCGCCTGCATCCGGGAGCTCATGCTCTTTCTGGCGCCCAACATCAACTCCTACAAGCGCTACGCGCCAGGCTCCTTCGCCCCGACCGCCATCGCCTGGGGCAAGGACAACAGGACCTGCGCTTTCCGCGTCGTGGGGCACGGCCCCTCTCTCAGGGTGGAGTGCAGGATCCCCGGGGGGGACGTCAACCCGTACCTGGGGATAAGCGCGATGATCGCCGCCGGGCTCTACGGCCTCGAGAACGAGCTGCCGCTGGAGGAGGAGTTCGTCGGCAACGCCTACGGCGCGCAGGACAAACCGCACGTGCCGCGCAACCTCTACGAGGCGCGCGAGCTTTTCGCGAACAGCGAGGTGGCCCGCAGGGCCTTCGGCGAAGAGGTCGTCGAGCACTACCTCAACATGGCCAGGGTAGAGATAGAGGCGTTCGAGTCCGCCGTCACCGACTGGGAACGCTACCGAAACTTCGAGAGGCTATGA
- the eat gene encoding ethanolamine permease — translation MSRGERRGVQGVEYEHVGAEYLERRQLKKGAAGWVLLAGLGVAYVISGDFAGWNFGLAQGGWGGLLIATLLMATMYTTMVLALAELSSAIPVAGAGYGFARRAMGPWGGFLTGTAILIEYAIAPAAIATFIGAYVESLVGFGGPLVYLFFYALFVGIHLYGVGEALKLMFAITAVAALALVVFVIGMIPQFDAANLFDIAPADAAGASEFLPFGYLGIWAALPYAIWFFLAIEGVPLAAEETRDPATDMPKGLIGGMLVLLVFAALILIFGPGGAGSAAIQDSGNPLVEAVQAAYGGPNLLSGFINVVGLAGLVASFFSIIFAYSRQIFALSRAGYLPRWLSVTNRRRVPWVALVVPGVIGFLLSLSGQGDLLILIAVFGATISYVLMMLSHIILRYKEPEMERPYRTPGGVLTSGVALMLACAAVIAGFLVDPRVLVGTAIIYAILIAYFAFYSRHHLVAEAPEEEFEAVQRAEAELSG, via the coding sequence GTGAGCAGGGGTGAGAGACGAGGCGTCCAGGGCGTGGAGTACGAGCACGTCGGGGCCGAGTATCTGGAGCGGCGCCAGCTCAAGAAAGGAGCGGCCGGGTGGGTGCTTCTTGCGGGGCTTGGCGTGGCCTACGTGATCTCCGGGGATTTCGCCGGCTGGAACTTCGGGCTTGCGCAGGGCGGTTGGGGAGGTCTGCTGATCGCCACGCTTCTCATGGCCACTATGTACACCACCATGGTGCTTGCGCTGGCCGAGCTCTCCTCCGCCATACCGGTTGCAGGGGCTGGGTACGGGTTTGCCCGGCGGGCGATGGGGCCTTGGGGTGGTTTCCTCACCGGGACGGCCATACTGATCGAGTACGCGATCGCGCCGGCGGCCATAGCGACCTTCATCGGCGCCTATGTGGAGTCGCTCGTCGGCTTCGGGGGACCGTTGGTCTACCTCTTCTTCTACGCGCTGTTCGTCGGGATACACCTGTATGGGGTGGGGGAAGCGCTCAAGCTCATGTTTGCGATCACGGCCGTAGCCGCTTTGGCGCTGGTCGTGTTCGTGATCGGCATGATCCCACAGTTCGATGCGGCGAACCTCTTTGACATAGCTCCGGCAGATGCGGCCGGTGCCAGCGAGTTCCTTCCCTTCGGCTACCTGGGGATCTGGGCGGCGCTGCCCTACGCGATCTGGTTCTTCCTCGCCATAGAAGGGGTACCCTTGGCGGCCGAAGAGACCCGCGATCCCGCCACCGATATGCCAAAAGGTCTGATCGGGGGGATGCTTGTTCTGCTGGTTTTCGCCGCTCTCATACTCATCTTTGGTCCGGGCGGAGCGGGGTCCGCGGCCATACAGGACTCCGGAAACCCGCTCGTGGAGGCGGTGCAGGCCGCCTACGGCGGTCCCAACCTGCTGAGCGGCTTCATCAACGTGGTAGGGCTGGCCGGGCTCGTCGCCAGCTTTTTCTCCATAATCTTCGCCTACTCGCGGCAGATCTTTGCCCTCTCCAGGGCTGGATATCTGCCGCGGTGGCTGTCGGTCACGAACCGGCGACGTGTCCCGTGGGTTGCGCTCGTTGTCCCCGGGGTCATCGGGTTTCTGCTCTCGCTCAGCGGGCAGGGAGACCTTCTCATCCTCATAGCGGTCTTCGGGGCCACCATCTCCTACGTGCTGATGATGCTCTCGCACATCATTCTCCGGTACAAGGAGCCGGAGATGGAGAGGCCCTACAGGACGCCCGGCGGCGTTCTCACCTCGGGGGTTGCGCTCATGCTCGCCTGTGCTGCCGTGATAGCCGGGTTCTTGGTGGATCCGCGGGTGCTCGTGGGCACGGCCATCATCTATGCCATCCTGATAGCATATTTTGCCTTCTACAGCAGGCACCACCTCGTAGCCGAGGCGCCTGAAGAGGAGTTCGAAGCCGTGCAGAGGGCGGAGGCTGAGCTGTCGGGATGA